The DNA segment TCCTGTTCGCGGTTCATCAAGACATAGAGCATTACTTCAGGCTCTAAGATATATGTCCCGGTATTAACTGTATCGCTAAAGATTTCAGAGGCACTTGGTTTTTCGACAAAGCGCTGGATACGACCTTCGTTATCAGTGATAACAACCCCATATTCCAGTGGGTTTTCGACACGCTTGAGGATCAGTGTAGCCTTTGATTTTTTCTCTTTATGAAACTCAAGAGCCTTACTGAGATTCATGTCGGTGAGACTATCACCAGAGATAACAATAAAAGTACCATCAAGGTGGTCTTGCACAGCTTTGACACAACCGGCTGTACCGAGCGGCTTGCCTTCTTCTACGCTATAGCTAATTTTGACGCCAAAATCAGAACCATCACCAAAGTGATCACGTATGGCATCGGGCAAGTAGTGCAGAGCAAAAATGATCTCGTCAAAACCATGCTCCTTAAGCAGATTGACCACATGCTCAGACATGGGCTTATTTGCTACAGGCACCATGGGTTTTGGCAAGTTGCAAGTCAAAGGGCGTAAGCGGGTACCTGACCCACCAGCCATGATTACAGCCTTCATGCTCTTTTACCTCCCATGGTCAAATTGTTTCCAGATTTTTTGTCTTTACCATCAGCTTTGCCACTGCTTTTACCACCAGCAGTAATGCCACCGTTGGTCTTGCTTTCAGATTCACCACTTAGCGACATACCTGCCTTGGCAAATTCAGCTTCCTTGAGGACCTTTTGATAGACCTCTAGAGTGCGTCTGGCAATCACTTTCCAGTTGTAGATATGCTGCACTTTGTCGTAAGCACACTGACGCAACTTATCGGCCAGCTCAGGGTTACGCAGTACTTGCAATAGTCCCCAGGCAAGCGATCCGGCATCGCCAGCATAGGTTGTGACACCAGTCTCCATATGTTCGACAAAGTCCTTGAGACCGCCAACATCAGAAGTAACGACCGGTACTTGCGCTGCCATACCCTCCAGAGCCACTATGCCAAAAGGCTCATAGAGACTGGGGATACAAACAGCATCAGCAGCTTTGTAGAGATGCTTGAGCTCTTCGTCACCGACATAACCAAGGAAGTGACAATACCGAGACACGCCCATGTACTCGGCTTGCTTTTTAAGATCATCGAGGTAATAGCCAGTACCGACAAAGATAAACTGTGTACCAGGTCTCTCGGCGATTACTCTGGGCACAGCCTCAAGCATCACATGCACGCCTTTTTCGCGCACCATGCGACCGACATACAGGACAATTTGCTCATGCTCGCTAACAAAATTGCCTCTCAGTGGTCTGGCATCATATTCAAAATCAAACACTGTTGGATCAGTGCCATTGGGCACTACAGCGATTTTGTTTGGTGGCAGGCCAAACGAATTCTGCAATTCTGCATTCATCGAATGGGAGTTCACTATTACTTCCCAGGCTTCAAAAGTAAGACGCCATTCCATCTGGTGGATATAACGCTGTAAGTCATTGTGGATGCCGTGCATGCGTCCAGCTTCGGTGGCGTGCATGGTGGCAACAAAAGGAATATCAAACCCGGACTTCAATACCCAGGCAGCGTCAGTGACCATCCAGTCATGCGCGTGAATAATGTCAAAAGGCGCTTGCTGATGCAGTTTGATGGCATACTGCAAAAGTCCAAAATTAAAACGATTGACCCAAGAAAGAAAATCTGGAGTGGTATCAGTTTGTGTTTTGACACGGTGCACGTGTACACCATCATCAATGCAATGCTCAGGTTGACCCGGATGGTCAGCCGTTACAACATGCACTTCCACACCTGCTTGCACTAGCTCACGGGAGAGCGCCCAAACCACTCTGGCAAGTCC comes from the Candidatus Obscuribacter sp. genome and includes:
- a CDS encoding glycosyltransferase family 4 protein, producing MPKRVLMLSWEYPPRIIGGLARVVWALSRELVQAGVEVHVVTADHPGQPEHCIDDGVHVHRVKTQTDTTPDFLSWVNRFNFGLLQYAIKLHQQAPFDIIHAHDWMVTDAAWVLKSGFDIPFVATMHATEAGRMHGIHNDLQRYIHQMEWRLTFEAWEVIVNSHSMNAELQNSFGLPPNKIAVVPNGTDPTVFDFEYDARPLRGNFVSEHEQIVLYVGRMVREKGVHVMLEAVPRVIAERPGTQFIFVGTGYYLDDLKKQAEYMGVSRYCHFLGYVGDEELKHLYKAADAVCIPSLYEPFGIVALEGMAAQVPVVTSDVGGLKDFVEHMETGVTTYAGDAGSLAWGLLQVLRNPELADKLRQCAYDKVQHIYNWKVIARRTLEVYQKVLKEAEFAKAGMSLSGESESKTNGGITAGGKSSGKADGKDKKSGNNLTMGGKRA